CGGCCTTCCCCGCTGATTTTCAGGTCGACAATGTTCACGTCCAGACTGTCGAGGTGTTTGGTAATCTGGCGCAACATCCCCTTGATGTCCCTGACGTCCACCACGATGCCCACCGAAATTTTCTCGCCATCGCCACCCTCACCGCGTTCCGGCAAGGCATCGTGCTGGCGCAACCAGGAGCGGATATTGGAACGCGCCCGGCTGGTCTTGACGAAATTCAGCCATGACACATGGGGAGTCGCCCCCTTGCCAGTCAGGACTTCAATCTTCGCCATGGTATTGGGCAAGCGGCTGCGGGGTGTTAGCTTGCGCCCATCGACTGTACCACCCTTGCAATGATGCCCGATTTCGGTGTGTACCGCGTAGGCAAAATCCAGCAACGTCGCCCCACGCGGCAGCTCCTTGACATCGCCTTCCGGGGTATAGGCGTAGATTTCGGTCTGGAACATGTCCGCCTGCATGTCGGCGTAAAACTCATCCGGATTCTGCGCCTGGCTGTCGAACGCCTTGATCTGCTCCGACCACTCGTCAAAAACAGCCTGGGTGTAGGCGCGGGTTTCCGGCCTGCTCCACTGTGACGCCAAACCAAATTGCGCCATATCGAACATTTCCCGCGTTTGGATCTGGAAACGCACCAGTTGCCCGCTGGAAGCCGTCACTACGGTCTGTAGGGACTGGAAGCCATAAGCGCGGGGGGCGGCAATGAAATCCCTGACCATGCCCATACGTGGTTTGAAAATCTCGTGGATGATACCCAACGCTTGGTAACATTGCGCCCGCTCACCAACCTGCACGCTGATTTCCAGCAAATCACATTGTTGTTTGAAATCCACTTTACGCTGGCGGCACTGCTCATAAACCCGAAACAGGTTCTTTTCCCAAAACACCACATTACTGCCGGGAATCGCCGCCTCCAACGCGCCCGAGATGCTGTAATACACTTGCTGGTGCTTTTCCTCGTTTTCCGTCAAATACTTTTCCAGTGCGGCTTCCATGATACGGCTGCGCCACGGGTAAAGGTTCTGGAAACACAACCATTGCAGCTCACGGCGGATCTTGTTCATCCCCAGGCGGCGTGCCAGCGATACAT
The sequence above is drawn from the Thiothrix nivea DSM 5205 genome and encodes:
- a CDS encoding RelA/SpoT family protein, translating into MSEDNFYHGLPPDDCGHGSPWSGHGQVSGHVNIDDQGFQDSSVMPPSKPPPIFRSNDLMQLVERYMPSAEDHRKVYDAFLFAAEAHGDQKRADQTPYITHPLEVARFLAELHLDADTICAALLHDVPEDTERTVAEVVERFGLAVGRMVDGVTKLKRDDSLPTKQAVAIASYQKMMKAMTGDFRVVVVKLADRLHNMKTLGNVLPDKRRRVAEETSRIYVSLARRLGMNKIRRELQWLCFQNLYPWRSRIMEAALEKYLTENEEKHQQVYYSISGALEAAIPGSNVVFWEKNLFRVYEQCRQRKVDFKQQCDLLEISVQVGERAQCYQALGIIHEIFKPRMGMVRDFIAAPRAYGFQSLQTVVTASSGQLVRFQIQTREMFDMAQFGLASQWSRPETRAYTQAVFDEWSEQIKAFDSQAQNPDEFYADMQADMFQTEIYAYTPEGDVKELPRGATLLDFAYAVHTEIGHHCKGGTVDGRKLTPRSRLPNTMAKIEVLTGKGATPHVSWLNFVKTSRARSNIRSWLRQHDALPERGEGGDGEKISVGIVVDVRDIKGMLRQITKHLDSLDVNIVDLKISGEGRVKQDAFTLQVDDMEHLQEVIRQLKRIPNVLNVSKLTK